The Longimicrobium sp. genome includes the window ATGTTCATGGCTGTATCAGTCCTCGTCTATGCGTTGAGTTCACGCCGGCGCGGTTCAGAACCCGAAGCTGATGCCAGCCGTCAGGGTGCGGGAGCGCGGGTAGATGGTCAGGTCGATGCCGTTCAGCCCCGCCTCGGGGTCGACGCCGCTGTACCCCGTGAGGGTGAACACGTTCTGCACGGTGCCGAACAGGCGCATCTGCTGCACGCCGCGGAACTCGGGGATCGTGTAGCCCAGCGTCAGGTTGTCCATCCGCAGGAACGAGGCGTCCTCCACGTACACGTCGGAGTAGTACTGCGGGTCGCGGAAGCCGTACTCGCGCACCGACGAGTGCAGGTTCACCAAGCCGCCGGCGGCGTTCAGGGCGTTGTAGTAGCCCTGGCTGGAGGCGAGGTTGTTGTAGACGAAGTTGCCCGTCTGCGCCCGCAGCGTGAAGCCCAGGTCGAAGTTGCGGAAGCCGATGTTCGAGGTGTGTCCGAAGGTCCAGTCCGGCGCCGGGTCGTGCATGGCCACCCGGTCGTCGAAGGTGATGTTCTTGTCGCCGTTCACGTCCTCGTACAGGTCGAGGTCGTTGATGGTGCCGTTGTTGTCGGTGTCGGCGTACACCGGCTTGCCGCTGGCGTCGCGCTTGTGCCGGTACACGAAGAACGAGTTCACGGGCGAGCCGGGCTGCAGCACCTGGATGTTGGCGCCCACGCCGCCGGCGATGCCGCCCACCAGGATCTGCTCGGCGCCGCCGCCGAAGGGGTTCACCGTCAGCAGGCGGTTGCTGTTGCGCGCCGCGTTGAAGCTGGCGTTCCAGGTGAAGCCGCCGCGGGGCGCATCCAGCACCTGCGCGTTCAGGCTGAACTCCACGCCCTCGTTGCGGACGCTGCCCACGTTGGTGGTCACGAAGTTCGAAACGTACGTGCCCGCCGCCACGGGGACGGTGAAGATCAGGTCTTCGGTGTCCTTGGTGTAGTACTCCACCGAGCCCGTCAGCCGGTCGTCGAACAGGCCGTAGTCAAGGCCCAGGTTGTACGACGTGGTTTCTTCCCACTGGATGTCGGGGTCCACCGCCGTGGGGCGGATGGTGGTGATGAACTGGTCGCCGAACTGCGCCTGGGTGAAGGCGTCGCCGATGCGGTAGTTGGGCACCCACAGGTAGTTGCCGATGGACTGGTTGCCGTTGATGCCCCACGAAGCGCGCAGCTTCAGGTCCGACATCCAGCCGAACGCGTCCATGAACGCCTCGTCGCCCACGCGCCACGCCAGCGCCGCCGCGGGATAGGTGCCCCACTGGTTGCCCGGGGCAAAGCGCGACGAGCCGTCGCGGCGCACGCTCAGCGTCAGCAGGTAGCGGTCGGCCAGGGTGTAGTTCACGCGGGCGAAGAAGGAAGCCAGCTTGCTCTCGTCCACGTCCACGCGCGACACGTTCTCCACCGCGGTGGGAATGCCGTTGGTGCCCAGCAGGTCGGTGCTCAGGCCGCGCGCGTAGAAGTACGGGCGGTCGCCGCGCGAGCTCTCGTACGAGTAGCCGGCCGTGGCGTCGACGTCGCTGTTCAGCGCCGCCAGGCGGGTGGTGTAGTTGGCGAACGCCTCCAGCAGCCCCGCCGTCTCGCTGGGGTTGCTGCGGTCCACGAAGCCGGTGGGGCAGGGCGGGTCCGTCGCGGCGCGCTGGCAGGTAGTGCGGTTCTCCACCTGCGACTGCATGACGCTGGGGAAGAAGCGGCGGCGCTCGGACTTGGCCACGTCGTAGCCCACCCGCAGGGTGCTCGACAGCCCTTCCAGGAAG containing:
- a CDS encoding SusC/RagA family TonB-linked outer membrane protein, whose translation is MALGRQFILALAAFLLGAVPLSAQSGTVTGRVVEGSTQEPLAGATVSSAGRSSVSGTDGRFTLQGVPAGTQTVTATRIGYGTVSRTVTVAAGQTATVELSLSSQAVLLESVVAIGYGERRIRDVTGSVAPVSEEQFNTGRVVSPDQLIQGKVAGVQVVSTGEPGGGSSIRIRGGTSVNASNEPLIVVDGVPLQPGGGLSAGRNPLNFINPQDIARMTVLKDASSTAIYGSRGANGVIIIETKTGSSSGPQFHYGSSVSSSTVTRSPELLSAADFRAAVTQYAPGRVGFLGSANTDWRGAVERDAAGQEHELAMSGAAENLNYRLSLNYLDQQGVLRGSDTERVSAAVNYNHRMFGDRLNVRANVRGARTDDVFTPGGVLGSATVFDPTQSIQTATGGFYEATAFPLGPNNPLAELALAVDQGTTYRSVGSIEGQYRMPFLEGLSSTLRVGYDVAKSERRRFFPSVMQSQVENRTTCQRAATDPPCPTGFVDRSNPSETAGLLEAFANYTTRLAALNSDVDATAGYSYESSRGDRPYFYARGLSTDLLGTNGIPTAVENVSRVDVDESKLASFFARVNYTLADRYLLTLSVRRDGSSRFAPGNQWGTYPAAALAWRVGDEAFMDAFGWMSDLKLRASWGINGNQSIGNYLWVPNYRIGDAFTQAQFGDQFITTIRPTAVDPDIQWEETTSYNLGLDYGLFDDRLTGSVEYYTKDTEDLIFTVPVAAGTYVSNFVTTNVGSVRNEGVEFSLNAQVLDAPRGGFTWNASFNAARNSNRLLTVNPFGGGAEQILVGGIAGGVGANIQVLQPGSPVNSFFVYRHKRDASGKPVYADTDNNGTINDLDLYEDVNGDKNITFDDRVAMHDPAPDWTFGHTSNIGFRNFDLGFTLRAQTGNFVYNNLASSQGYYNALNAAGGLVNLHSSVREYGFRDPQYYSDVYVEDASFLRMDNLTLGYTIPEFRGVQQMRLFGTVQNVFTLTGYSGVDPEAGLNGIDLTIYPRSRTLTAGISFGF